A window of Hippoglossus stenolepis isolate QCI-W04-F060 chromosome 18, HSTE1.2, whole genome shotgun sequence contains these coding sequences:
- the dab2ipb gene encoding DAB2 interacting protein b isoform X3, whose protein sequence is MDPDTSTHPETQHESPPDRTGRRRSVPGGSSDKTTPTMEATSTATTPFRVTVSTGFLSRRLKGSIKRTKSQPKLDRNSSFRHILPGFRSVDNDRSHLMPRLKESRSHESLLSPSSAVEALDLSMEDEVIIKPVHSSILGQDFCFEVTTSTGSKCFSCRSSAERDKWMENLRRAVQPNKDNSRRVENLLRLWIIEAKDLPAKKKYFCELCLDESLYARTTCKLKTDNVFWGEHFEFNNLPAVKCITAHLYKDTDKKKKKDKNNYIGLVNIPVAAVTGRQFVEKWYPVSTPNPPKGKTSGPMIRIKARYQSMNILPMEMYKEFAEYTTNNYMLLCSVLEPGISVKNKEEMACALVHILQSTGKAKDFLTDLMMSEVDRCGENEHLIFRENTLATKAIEEYLKLVGQKYLQDALGEFIKALYESDENCEVDPSKCSSGDLPEHQSNLKMCCELAFCKIINSYCVFPRELKEVFASWRQECSNRGRPDISERLISASLFLRFLCPAIMSPSLFNLMQEYPDDRTARTLTLIAKVTQNLANFTKFGNKEEYMSFMNQFLEHEWTNMQRFLLEISNPETISNTAGFEGYIDLGRELSTLHSLLSEVVSQMDQSAASKLGPLPRILREVNTALSNPSSVQMTPGLSSEQMGSPPAEASCSISTGLQKMVIDNELSGLVDFTRLPSPTPENKDLFFVTRSSGIQPSPARSSSYSETNEPDLGMANGSKSLSMVDLQDPRSLEGGPGPCTSDTLGEGPGSGGGWSARVPQGNILGGPTLRRPGQTPTTPGTESTPGRPAQLLAPLSFQNPVYQMAACLPVSPRGMTDSGSECHSSVSSHSNNEEGPAGGKHAFLNHGGGGGGGSSGDEYARRSGEFNRRQLSLTEMQHQPTVPRQNSAGPQRRIDQPPPQSITRGRTPPNLLNSGPYPRPSSGSMMTSSPDWPGSGARLRQQSSSSKGDSPETKQRAQHKQAPSPVNPSALDRTAAWLLNMNVQYLDHERMEPESLRNREDLTQVEKYQQEIAVLQEKLRASVQKLEEYEARLKGQDEQAQKVLMEYQARLEESEERLRRQQDDKDLQMKGIISRLMSVEEELKKDHSDMQAVVDSKQKIIDAQEKRIASLDATNARLMGTLTQLKERYSMQTRNGISPTNPTKLQITENGEFRNSSNC, encoded by the exons ATCTCATCTGATGCCGAGGCTGAAGGAGTCTCGCTCCCATGAGTCATTGCTCAGCCCCAGTAGCGCTGTAGAAGCTCTGGACCTAAGTATGGAGGACGAGGTTATCATCAAGCCTGTTCACAGCAGCATCCTCGGGCAGGACTTCTGCTTTGAG GTCACCACCTCCACGGGGAGCAAATGCTTTTCCTGCCGCTCATCAGCCGAGAGAGACAAATGGATGGAGAATCTGCGGCGAGCGGTGCAACCCAACAAG gaCAACAGTCGCCGGGTGGAGAACCTGCTGAGGCTGTGGATCATCGAGGCCAAGGATCTGCCGGCGAAAAAGAAATACTTCTGCGAGCTGTGTCTGGATGAATCCCTCTACGCTCGCACCACCTGCAAGCTCAAGACTGACAATGTGTTTTGGGGCGAGCACTTTGAGTTTAATAACCTACCTGCTGTCAAGTGTATCACGGCCCACCTCTACAAGGACAcggacaagaagaaaaagaaagacaaaaacaattacatCGGACTCGTCAACATCCCCGTCGCAGCGGTTACCGGGCGACAGTTTGTGGAGAAATGGTATCCGGTGAGCACGCCCAACCCCCCTAAGGGCAAGACTTCTGGGCCCATGATCCGCATCAAGGCGCGCTATCAGAGTATGAACATCCTTCCCATGGAGATGTACAAGGAGTTTGCAGAGTACACCACCAACAACTACATGCTGCTGTGCTCGGTGCTCGAGCCCGGGATTAGCGTCAAGAACAAGGAGGAGATGGCGTGTGCACTGGTCCACATTCTGCAGAGCACGGGCAAGGCCAAG gACTTCCTCACAGACTTAATGATGTCGGAGGTGGACCGCTGCGGGGAGAACGAGCACCTCATCTTCAGAGAGAACACGCTCGCCACAAAGGCCATCGAGGAATACCTCAAACTGGTGGGACAGAAGTACCTGCAGGACGCGCTGG gcGAGTTCATCAAGGCTCTGTACGAGTCAGATGAGAACTGTGAGGTGGATCCATCCAAGTGCTCGTCAGGTGACCTCCCAGAACACCAGAGTAACCTGAAGATGTGCTGTGAGCTGGCCTTCTGCAAAATCATCAACTCATACTG TGTCTTTCCCCGAGAATTGAAAGAGGTCTTTGCGTCGTGGCGACAGGAATGCAGCAACCGGGGTCGACCGGACATCAGCGAGCGTCTGATCAGTGCGTCTTTGTTCCTGCGGTTTCTGTGTCCGGCCATCATGTCCCCGTCACTTTTCAATCTGATGCAGGAGTATCCCGATGACCGCACGGCGCGCACCCTCACGCTCATCGCCAAAGTCACCCAAAACCTGGCCAACTTCACCAA ATTTGGTAACAAGGAAGAGTACATGTCCTTCATGAACCAATTCCTGGAGCACGAGTGGACCAACATGCAGCGCTTCTTGCTCGAAATCTCAAATCCTGAGACGATCTCCAACACGGCGGGCTTCGAGGGCTACATCGACCTCGGCAGGGAGCTGTCCACACTGCACTCCCTCCTGTCTGAGGTGGTGTCTCAGATGGACCAG AGTGCGGCCTCGAAGCTGGGTCCTCTGCCCAGGATCCTGCGGGAGGTGAACACAGCTCTGTCCAACCCGTCAAGTGTCCAGATGACACCCGGGCTGTCCTCGGAGCAAATGGGATCGCCGCCCGCCGAGGCGAGCTGTAGCATCTCCACTGGTCTGCAGAAGATGGTCATAGACAATGAACTTTCAGG atTGGTTGATTTTACCAGGTTACCCTCCCCAACCCCAGAAAACAAGGACCTATTCTTTGTGACACGGAGCTCAGGGATCCAGCCCTCCCCAGCACGCAGCTCGAGTTACTCTGAGACCAACGAGCCGGACCTGGGCATGGCAAATGGCAGCAAAAGCCTGTCCATGGTGGACCTCCAGGACCCACGCAGTCTGGAAGGTGGCCCGGGTCCTTGTACCTCAGACACTTTGGGTGAAGGCCCAGGCTCTGGTGGTGGCTGGTCAGCCAGAGTACCACAAGGCAACATCCTGGGAGGTCCCACCTTGAGAAGGCCAGGCCAGACCCCCACCACCCCAGGAACAGAAAGCACCCCAGGTCGACCCGCCCAACTGCTCGCCCCCCTATCCTTCCAGAATCCAGTTTACCAGATGGcggcctgcctgcctgtctccCCGCGCGGAATGACCGACTCAGGGTCAGAGTGCCACAGTTCTGTCAGTTCCCACAGCAACAATGAGGAGGGACCCGCAGGAGGAAAACACGCCTTCTTGAACcatggtggaggtggtggtggggggagcAGCGGGGACGAGTACGCCAGGCGTTCGGGCGAGTTCAACCGCCGACAACTATCCCTCACGGAAATGCAGCACCAGCCCACCGTCCCCAGACAGAACAGCGCTGGCCCACAGCGGAGGATAGACCAGCCCCCGCCTCAGAGCATCACTCGGGGCCGCACCCCGCCGAATCTGCTAAACAGCGGACCCTACCCCCGGCCCTCGTCTGGCAGCATGATGACATCATCCCCCGACTGGCCCGGCAGCGGTGCTCGGTTACGACAGCAGTCCTCTTCTTCCAAAGGTGACAGTCCTGAGACCAAGCAGAGGGCTCAGCACAAACAG GCCCCCTCCCCTGTGAACCCAAGTGCGCTGGACCGCACAGCAGCCTGGCTATTGAATATGAATGTGCAGTATTTAGACCATGAGCGGATGGAGCCCGAGTcactgagaaacagagaggatcTGACTCAGGTGGAGAAG TACCAGCAGGAGATCGCggtgctgcaggagaagctgcgGGCATCGGTGCAGAAGCTGGAGGAGTATGAGGCCCGGCTGAAGGGTCAGGACGAGCAGGCCCAGAAGGTGCTGATGGAGTACCAGGCCAGGCTGGAGGAGTCGGAGGAGCGCCTGCGCCGACAGCAGGACGACAAGGACCTGCAGATGAAGGGCATCATCAGCAG GTTAATGTCGGTggaagaggagctgaagaaggatCATTCCGACATGCAGGCGGTCGTCGACTCCAAACAGAAAATCATCGATGCACAG gagAAGCGTATAGCGTCGCTGGACGCAACCAATGCCCGTCTGATGGGCACTCTGACCCAGCTGAAGGAACGCTACAGCATGCAGACCCGCAACGGCATCTCCCCCACCAACCCCACCAAACTGCAGATCACCGAGAACGGAGAGTTCAGGAACAGCAGCAACTGCTAG
- the dab2ipb gene encoding DAB2 interacting protein b isoform X2: MAGVTRKGSGRRSYYYRFLGKSRLQRQRSRSRSRTRPPARRESPPDRTGRRRSVPGGSSDKTTPTMEATSTATTPFRVTGFLSRRLKGSIKRTKSQPKLDRNSSFRHILPGFRSVDNDRSHLMPRLKESRSHESLLSPSSAVEALDLSMEDEVIIKPVHSSILGQDFCFEVTTSTGSKCFSCRSSAERDKWMENLRRAVQPNKDNSRRVENLLRLWIIEAKDLPAKKKYFCELCLDESLYARTTCKLKTDNVFWGEHFEFNNLPAVKCITAHLYKDTDKKKKKDKNNYIGLVNIPVAAVTGRQFVEKWYPVSTPNPPKGKTSGPMIRIKARYQSMNILPMEMYKEFAEYTTNNYMLLCSVLEPGISVKNKEEMACALVHILQSTGKAKDFLTDLMMSEVDRCGENEHLIFRENTLATKAIEEYLKLVGQKYLQDALGEFIKALYESDENCEVDPSKCSSGDLPEHQSNLKMCCELAFCKIINSYCVFPRELKEVFASWRQECSNRGRPDISERLISASLFLRFLCPAIMSPSLFNLMQEYPDDRTARTLTLIAKVTQNLANFTKFGNKEEYMSFMNQFLEHEWTNMQRFLLEISNPETISNTAGFEGYIDLGRELSTLHSLLSEVVSQMDQSAASKLGPLPRILREVNTALSNPSSVQMTPGLSSEQMGSPPAEASCSISTGLQKMVIDNELSGLVDFTRLPSPTPENKDLFFVTRSSGIQPSPARSSSYSETNEPDLGMANGSKSLSMVDLQDPRSLEGGPGPCTSDTLGEGPGSGGGWSARVPQGNILGGPTLRRPGQTPTTPGTESTPGRPAQLLAPLSFQNPVYQMAACLPVSPRGMTDSGSECHSSVSSHSNNEEGPAGGKHAFLNHGGGGGGGSSGDEYARRSGEFNRRQLSLTEMQHQPTVPRQNSAGPQRRIDQPPPQSITRGRTPPNLLNSGPYPRPSSGSMMTSSPDWPGSGARLRQQSSSSKGDSPETKQRAQHKQAPSPVNPSALDRTAAWLLNMNVQYLDHERMEPESLRNREDLTQVEKYQQEIAVLQEKLRASVQKLEEYEARLKGQDEQAQKVLMEYQARLEESEERLRRQQDDKDLQMKGIISRLMSVEEELKKDHSDMQAVVDSKQKIIDAQEKRIASLDATNARLMGTLTQLKERYSMQTRNGISPTNPTKLQITENGEFRNSSNC; encoded by the exons ATCTCATCTGATGCCGAGGCTGAAGGAGTCTCGCTCCCATGAGTCATTGCTCAGCCCCAGTAGCGCTGTAGAAGCTCTGGACCTAAGTATGGAGGACGAGGTTATCATCAAGCCTGTTCACAGCAGCATCCTCGGGCAGGACTTCTGCTTTGAG GTCACCACCTCCACGGGGAGCAAATGCTTTTCCTGCCGCTCATCAGCCGAGAGAGACAAATGGATGGAGAATCTGCGGCGAGCGGTGCAACCCAACAAG gaCAACAGTCGCCGGGTGGAGAACCTGCTGAGGCTGTGGATCATCGAGGCCAAGGATCTGCCGGCGAAAAAGAAATACTTCTGCGAGCTGTGTCTGGATGAATCCCTCTACGCTCGCACCACCTGCAAGCTCAAGACTGACAATGTGTTTTGGGGCGAGCACTTTGAGTTTAATAACCTACCTGCTGTCAAGTGTATCACGGCCCACCTCTACAAGGACAcggacaagaagaaaaagaaagacaaaaacaattacatCGGACTCGTCAACATCCCCGTCGCAGCGGTTACCGGGCGACAGTTTGTGGAGAAATGGTATCCGGTGAGCACGCCCAACCCCCCTAAGGGCAAGACTTCTGGGCCCATGATCCGCATCAAGGCGCGCTATCAGAGTATGAACATCCTTCCCATGGAGATGTACAAGGAGTTTGCAGAGTACACCACCAACAACTACATGCTGCTGTGCTCGGTGCTCGAGCCCGGGATTAGCGTCAAGAACAAGGAGGAGATGGCGTGTGCACTGGTCCACATTCTGCAGAGCACGGGCAAGGCCAAG gACTTCCTCACAGACTTAATGATGTCGGAGGTGGACCGCTGCGGGGAGAACGAGCACCTCATCTTCAGAGAGAACACGCTCGCCACAAAGGCCATCGAGGAATACCTCAAACTGGTGGGACAGAAGTACCTGCAGGACGCGCTGG gcGAGTTCATCAAGGCTCTGTACGAGTCAGATGAGAACTGTGAGGTGGATCCATCCAAGTGCTCGTCAGGTGACCTCCCAGAACACCAGAGTAACCTGAAGATGTGCTGTGAGCTGGCCTTCTGCAAAATCATCAACTCATACTG TGTCTTTCCCCGAGAATTGAAAGAGGTCTTTGCGTCGTGGCGACAGGAATGCAGCAACCGGGGTCGACCGGACATCAGCGAGCGTCTGATCAGTGCGTCTTTGTTCCTGCGGTTTCTGTGTCCGGCCATCATGTCCCCGTCACTTTTCAATCTGATGCAGGAGTATCCCGATGACCGCACGGCGCGCACCCTCACGCTCATCGCCAAAGTCACCCAAAACCTGGCCAACTTCACCAA ATTTGGTAACAAGGAAGAGTACATGTCCTTCATGAACCAATTCCTGGAGCACGAGTGGACCAACATGCAGCGCTTCTTGCTCGAAATCTCAAATCCTGAGACGATCTCCAACACGGCGGGCTTCGAGGGCTACATCGACCTCGGCAGGGAGCTGTCCACACTGCACTCCCTCCTGTCTGAGGTGGTGTCTCAGATGGACCAG AGTGCGGCCTCGAAGCTGGGTCCTCTGCCCAGGATCCTGCGGGAGGTGAACACAGCTCTGTCCAACCCGTCAAGTGTCCAGATGACACCCGGGCTGTCCTCGGAGCAAATGGGATCGCCGCCCGCCGAGGCGAGCTGTAGCATCTCCACTGGTCTGCAGAAGATGGTCATAGACAATGAACTTTCAGG atTGGTTGATTTTACCAGGTTACCCTCCCCAACCCCAGAAAACAAGGACCTATTCTTTGTGACACGGAGCTCAGGGATCCAGCCCTCCCCAGCACGCAGCTCGAGTTACTCTGAGACCAACGAGCCGGACCTGGGCATGGCAAATGGCAGCAAAAGCCTGTCCATGGTGGACCTCCAGGACCCACGCAGTCTGGAAGGTGGCCCGGGTCCTTGTACCTCAGACACTTTGGGTGAAGGCCCAGGCTCTGGTGGTGGCTGGTCAGCCAGAGTACCACAAGGCAACATCCTGGGAGGTCCCACCTTGAGAAGGCCAGGCCAGACCCCCACCACCCCAGGAACAGAAAGCACCCCAGGTCGACCCGCCCAACTGCTCGCCCCCCTATCCTTCCAGAATCCAGTTTACCAGATGGcggcctgcctgcctgtctccCCGCGCGGAATGACCGACTCAGGGTCAGAGTGCCACAGTTCTGTCAGTTCCCACAGCAACAATGAGGAGGGACCCGCAGGAGGAAAACACGCCTTCTTGAACcatggtggaggtggtggtggggggagcAGCGGGGACGAGTACGCCAGGCGTTCGGGCGAGTTCAACCGCCGACAACTATCCCTCACGGAAATGCAGCACCAGCCCACCGTCCCCAGACAGAACAGCGCTGGCCCACAGCGGAGGATAGACCAGCCCCCGCCTCAGAGCATCACTCGGGGCCGCACCCCGCCGAATCTGCTAAACAGCGGACCCTACCCCCGGCCCTCGTCTGGCAGCATGATGACATCATCCCCCGACTGGCCCGGCAGCGGTGCTCGGTTACGACAGCAGTCCTCTTCTTCCAAAGGTGACAGTCCTGAGACCAAGCAGAGGGCTCAGCACAAACAG GCCCCCTCCCCTGTGAACCCAAGTGCGCTGGACCGCACAGCAGCCTGGCTATTGAATATGAATGTGCAGTATTTAGACCATGAGCGGATGGAGCCCGAGTcactgagaaacagagaggatcTGACTCAGGTGGAGAAG TACCAGCAGGAGATCGCggtgctgcaggagaagctgcgGGCATCGGTGCAGAAGCTGGAGGAGTATGAGGCCCGGCTGAAGGGTCAGGACGAGCAGGCCCAGAAGGTGCTGATGGAGTACCAGGCCAGGCTGGAGGAGTCGGAGGAGCGCCTGCGCCGACAGCAGGACGACAAGGACCTGCAGATGAAGGGCATCATCAGCAG GTTAATGTCGGTggaagaggagctgaagaaggatCATTCCGACATGCAGGCGGTCGTCGACTCCAAACAGAAAATCATCGATGCACAG gagAAGCGTATAGCGTCGCTGGACGCAACCAATGCCCGTCTGATGGGCACTCTGACCCAGCTGAAGGAACGCTACAGCATGCAGACCCGCAACGGCATCTCCCCCACCAACCCCACCAAACTGCAGATCACCGAGAACGGAGAGTTCAGGAACAGCAGCAACTGCTAG
- the dab2ipb gene encoding DAB2 interacting protein b isoform X9: MEATSTATTPFRVTGFLSRRLKGSIKRTKSQPKLDRNSSFRHILPGFRSVDNDRSHLMPRLKESRSHESLLSPSSAVEALDLSMEDEVIIKPVHSSILGQDFCFEVTTSTGSKCFSCRSSAERDKWMENLRRAVQPNKDNSRRVENLLRLWIIEAKDLPAKKKYFCELCLDESLYARTTCKLKTDNVFWGEHFEFNNLPAVKCITAHLYKDTDKKKKKDKNNYIGLVNIPVAAVTGRQFVEKWYPVSTPNPPKGKTSGPMIRIKARYQSMNILPMEMYKEFAEYTTNNYMLLCSVLEPGISVKNKEEMACALVHILQSTGKAKDFLTDLMMSEVDRCGENEHLIFRENTLATKAIEEYLKLVGQKYLQDALGEFIKALYESDENCEVDPSKCSSGDLPEHQSNLKMCCELAFCKIINSYCVFPRELKEVFASWRQECSNRGRPDISERLISASLFLRFLCPAIMSPSLFNLMQEYPDDRTARTLTLIAKVTQNLANFTKFGNKEEYMSFMNQFLEHEWTNMQRFLLEISNPETISNTAGFEGYIDLGRELSTLHSLLSEVVSQMDQSAASKLGPLPRILREVNTALSNPSSVQMTPGLSSEQMGSPPAEASCSISTGLQKMVIDNELSGLVDFTRLPSPTPENKDLFFVTRSSGIQPSPARSSSYSETNEPDLGMANGSKSLSMVDLQDPRSLEGGPGPCTSDTLGEGPGSGGGWSARVPQGNILGGPTLRRPGQTPTTPGTESTPGRPAQLLAPLSFQNPVYQMAACLPVSPRGMTDSGSECHSSVSSHSNNEEGPAGGKHAFLNHGGGGGGGSSGDEYARRSGEFNRRQLSLTEMQHQPTVPRQNSAGPQRRIDQPPPQSITRGRTPPNLLNSGPYPRPSSGSMMTSSPDWPGSGARLRQQSSSSKGDSPETKQRAQHKQAPSPVNPSALDRTAAWLLNMNVQYLDHERMEPESLRNREDLTQVEKYQQEIAVLQEKLRASVQKLEEYEARLKGQDEQAQKVLMEYQARLEESEERLRRQQDDKDLQMKGIISRLMSVEEELKKDHSDMQAVVDSKQKIIDAQEKRIASLDATNARLMGTLTQLKERYSMQTRNGISPTNPTKLQITENGEFRNSSNC; encoded by the exons ATCTCATCTGATGCCGAGGCTGAAGGAGTCTCGCTCCCATGAGTCATTGCTCAGCCCCAGTAGCGCTGTAGAAGCTCTGGACCTAAGTATGGAGGACGAGGTTATCATCAAGCCTGTTCACAGCAGCATCCTCGGGCAGGACTTCTGCTTTGAG GTCACCACCTCCACGGGGAGCAAATGCTTTTCCTGCCGCTCATCAGCCGAGAGAGACAAATGGATGGAGAATCTGCGGCGAGCGGTGCAACCCAACAAG gaCAACAGTCGCCGGGTGGAGAACCTGCTGAGGCTGTGGATCATCGAGGCCAAGGATCTGCCGGCGAAAAAGAAATACTTCTGCGAGCTGTGTCTGGATGAATCCCTCTACGCTCGCACCACCTGCAAGCTCAAGACTGACAATGTGTTTTGGGGCGAGCACTTTGAGTTTAATAACCTACCTGCTGTCAAGTGTATCACGGCCCACCTCTACAAGGACAcggacaagaagaaaaagaaagacaaaaacaattacatCGGACTCGTCAACATCCCCGTCGCAGCGGTTACCGGGCGACAGTTTGTGGAGAAATGGTATCCGGTGAGCACGCCCAACCCCCCTAAGGGCAAGACTTCTGGGCCCATGATCCGCATCAAGGCGCGCTATCAGAGTATGAACATCCTTCCCATGGAGATGTACAAGGAGTTTGCAGAGTACACCACCAACAACTACATGCTGCTGTGCTCGGTGCTCGAGCCCGGGATTAGCGTCAAGAACAAGGAGGAGATGGCGTGTGCACTGGTCCACATTCTGCAGAGCACGGGCAAGGCCAAG gACTTCCTCACAGACTTAATGATGTCGGAGGTGGACCGCTGCGGGGAGAACGAGCACCTCATCTTCAGAGAGAACACGCTCGCCACAAAGGCCATCGAGGAATACCTCAAACTGGTGGGACAGAAGTACCTGCAGGACGCGCTGG gcGAGTTCATCAAGGCTCTGTACGAGTCAGATGAGAACTGTGAGGTGGATCCATCCAAGTGCTCGTCAGGTGACCTCCCAGAACACCAGAGTAACCTGAAGATGTGCTGTGAGCTGGCCTTCTGCAAAATCATCAACTCATACTG TGTCTTTCCCCGAGAATTGAAAGAGGTCTTTGCGTCGTGGCGACAGGAATGCAGCAACCGGGGTCGACCGGACATCAGCGAGCGTCTGATCAGTGCGTCTTTGTTCCTGCGGTTTCTGTGTCCGGCCATCATGTCCCCGTCACTTTTCAATCTGATGCAGGAGTATCCCGATGACCGCACGGCGCGCACCCTCACGCTCATCGCCAAAGTCACCCAAAACCTGGCCAACTTCACCAA ATTTGGTAACAAGGAAGAGTACATGTCCTTCATGAACCAATTCCTGGAGCACGAGTGGACCAACATGCAGCGCTTCTTGCTCGAAATCTCAAATCCTGAGACGATCTCCAACACGGCGGGCTTCGAGGGCTACATCGACCTCGGCAGGGAGCTGTCCACACTGCACTCCCTCCTGTCTGAGGTGGTGTCTCAGATGGACCAG AGTGCGGCCTCGAAGCTGGGTCCTCTGCCCAGGATCCTGCGGGAGGTGAACACAGCTCTGTCCAACCCGTCAAGTGTCCAGATGACACCCGGGCTGTCCTCGGAGCAAATGGGATCGCCGCCCGCCGAGGCGAGCTGTAGCATCTCCACTGGTCTGCAGAAGATGGTCATAGACAATGAACTTTCAGG atTGGTTGATTTTACCAGGTTACCCTCCCCAACCCCAGAAAACAAGGACCTATTCTTTGTGACACGGAGCTCAGGGATCCAGCCCTCCCCAGCACGCAGCTCGAGTTACTCTGAGACCAACGAGCCGGACCTGGGCATGGCAAATGGCAGCAAAAGCCTGTCCATGGTGGACCTCCAGGACCCACGCAGTCTGGAAGGTGGCCCGGGTCCTTGTACCTCAGACACTTTGGGTGAAGGCCCAGGCTCTGGTGGTGGCTGGTCAGCCAGAGTACCACAAGGCAACATCCTGGGAGGTCCCACCTTGAGAAGGCCAGGCCAGACCCCCACCACCCCAGGAACAGAAAGCACCCCAGGTCGACCCGCCCAACTGCTCGCCCCCCTATCCTTCCAGAATCCAGTTTACCAGATGGcggcctgcctgcctgtctccCCGCGCGGAATGACCGACTCAGGGTCAGAGTGCCACAGTTCTGTCAGTTCCCACAGCAACAATGAGGAGGGACCCGCAGGAGGAAAACACGCCTTCTTGAACcatggtggaggtggtggtggggggagcAGCGGGGACGAGTACGCCAGGCGTTCGGGCGAGTTCAACCGCCGACAACTATCCCTCACGGAAATGCAGCACCAGCCCACCGTCCCCAGACAGAACAGCGCTGGCCCACAGCGGAGGATAGACCAGCCCCCGCCTCAGAGCATCACTCGGGGCCGCACCCCGCCGAATCTGCTAAACAGCGGACCCTACCCCCGGCCCTCGTCTGGCAGCATGATGACATCATCCCCCGACTGGCCCGGCAGCGGTGCTCGGTTACGACAGCAGTCCTCTTCTTCCAAAGGTGACAGTCCTGAGACCAAGCAGAGGGCTCAGCACAAACAG GCCCCCTCCCCTGTGAACCCAAGTGCGCTGGACCGCACAGCAGCCTGGCTATTGAATATGAATGTGCAGTATTTAGACCATGAGCGGATGGAGCCCGAGTcactgagaaacagagaggatcTGACTCAGGTGGAGAAG TACCAGCAGGAGATCGCggtgctgcaggagaagctgcgGGCATCGGTGCAGAAGCTGGAGGAGTATGAGGCCCGGCTGAAGGGTCAGGACGAGCAGGCCCAGAAGGTGCTGATGGAGTACCAGGCCAGGCTGGAGGAGTCGGAGGAGCGCCTGCGCCGACAGCAGGACGACAAGGACCTGCAGATGAAGGGCATCATCAGCAG GTTAATGTCGGTggaagaggagctgaagaaggatCATTCCGACATGCAGGCGGTCGTCGACTCCAAACAGAAAATCATCGATGCACAG gagAAGCGTATAGCGTCGCTGGACGCAACCAATGCCCGTCTGATGGGCACTCTGACCCAGCTGAAGGAACGCTACAGCATGCAGACCCGCAACGGCATCTCCCCCACCAACCCCACCAAACTGCAGATCACCGAGAACGGAGAGTTCAGGAACAGCAGCAACTGCTAG